A DNA window from Altererythrobacter sp. B11 contains the following coding sequences:
- a CDS encoding NAD(P)H-hydrate dehydratase: MMRNPDQILSVAQMRAAEDALIAAGETVDSLMERAGRGAAQWVWRMAGGRPVTILCGPGNNGGDGYVIARELHQRGAQVAVIAPLPPATEAATRACASFSGAVSEEGAGGVLVDCLFGSGLTRPLSAELFGLLRRLAAAHHFRIAVDLPSGIESDTGRPLNAGLPDYHLTLALGAWKFAHWLIPAMQAMGARRVVDIGVTPVAEAAECIARPALFAPPRDAHKYTRGLLAVVGGAMPGAAMLAARAAMHGGAGYVKLLAPSRPLAAPDELVVEEAPLDRALADSRLAALLVGPGLGRDAAARGRLAAALSANRPTVVDADGLVLLEPSLLDGCSAPLLLTPHEGELARLCDAFSVSGDGRVARAQALARASGGVVVAKGPDTLVAAPDGTLRIAPPASSWLSTAGTGDVLAGLMASRLASGAEPLHAATEAVWLHGEAAHLAGPVFSAAGLVQMLPGAYAACL, translated from the coding sequence ATGATGCGAAACCCTGACCAGATCCTCTCGGTCGCGCAGATGCGCGCGGCCGAGGATGCGCTGATCGCTGCCGGCGAGACGGTCGACAGCCTGATGGAGCGCGCAGGCCGTGGCGCCGCGCAATGGGTCTGGCGCATGGCCGGGGGGCGCCCGGTCACCATCCTGTGCGGCCCTGGCAACAATGGCGGCGATGGCTATGTAATCGCACGGGAATTGCACCAGAGAGGTGCGCAGGTGGCGGTTATCGCCCCGTTGCCGCCGGCGACCGAAGCCGCGACCCGCGCGTGCGCGAGTTTTAGCGGTGCCGTAAGCGAAGAGGGCGCCGGCGGCGTATTGGTCGATTGCCTGTTCGGCAGCGGCCTCACTCGCCCGCTGTCCGCCGAGTTGTTCGGCCTTCTCCGGCGGCTGGCCGCCGCGCATCATTTCCGCATCGCGGTCGATCTGCCGAGCGGGATCGAGAGCGACACGGGCCGGCCGCTCAATGCGGGCCTGCCCGATTATCATCTCACGCTCGCCCTGGGGGCGTGGAAATTCGCCCATTGGCTGATACCCGCCATGCAGGCGATGGGCGCCCGCCGGGTGGTCGACATCGGCGTGACGCCGGTGGCGGAGGCGGCGGAGTGCATTGCGCGCCCGGCGCTTTTCGCACCCCCGCGTGACGCGCATAAATATACGCGCGGCCTGCTGGCGGTGGTGGGCGGCGCGATGCCCGGTGCGGCCATGCTCGCCGCGCGGGCGGCAATGCATGGCGGGGCTGGCTATGTGAAGCTGCTCGCCCCCTCTCGTCCCCTGGCGGCGCCGGACGAGCTGGTGGTGGAGGAGGCGCCGCTGGACCGGGCGCTGGCGGATTCGCGCCTTGCAGCGCTGCTGGTCGGGCCGGGGCTGGGGCGCGATGCCGCTGCGCGAGGACGGCTTGCCGCGGCGCTTTCGGCCAATCGCCCGACCGTGGTGGATGCCGATGGGCTGGTGCTGCTCGAGCCTTCCCTGCTGGACGGTTGCAGCGCGCCCCTGCTGCTGACGCCGCACGAGGGCGAACTCGCCCGGCTGTGCGATGCCTTCTCCGTTTCCGGTGACGGGCGCGTCGCCCGGGCGCAGGCGCTCGCGCGCGCCAGCGGCGGGGTGGTGGTGGCGAAGGGGCCGGACACGCTGGTCGCGGCGCCCGATGGCACGCTGCGCATTGCGCCGCCTGCGTCAAGCTGGCTGTCCACGGCAGGCACGGGCGATGTGCTTGCCGGCCTCATGGCCAGCCGTCTCGCGAGCGGTGCGGAACCTCTCCATGCGGCGACGGAGGCTGTCTGGCTCCATGGCGAGGCGGCGCACCTCGCCGGGCCGGTGTTCAGCGCGGCAGGGCTGGTGCAAATGCTGCCGGGGGCCTACGCGGCCTGCCTGTGA
- a CDS encoding electron transfer flavoprotein-ubiquinone oxidoreductase, whose protein sequence is MSERESMPVDVVIVGAGPAGLAAAIRLKQIDEALEVVVLEKGSEVGAHILSGAVVDPRALDELLPEWRETCPLAEVPVTENHHWVLSRSGKWAMPHLLMPPLMSNSGNYTGSLGNLCRWLAERAEELGVQAFPGFPAAEVLFDEAGAVMGVATQDMGVAADGSHKADYQPGMELHARYTLFAEGARGHLTKRMKAHFGLEQDCQPQIYGLGIKELWDIPAERHQPGRVIHTQGWPLSETECWGGGFLYHQANGQVALGFVTALDYANPYVSPYEEFQRWKHHPAIRAVIEGGKRVAYGARAINEGGWQSVPKLAFPGGALIGCSAGFVNVPRIKGTHTAMKSGMLAAEAAAAAIAAGREKDELAEYEPSLRASWIAAELETVKNAQPLVARFGGALGTLLAGADMWLRTLKIRLPFTLGHHTDAGATQRADLYRPIAYPRPDGQLSFDRLSSVFLSGTNHEEDQPCHLRLKDPTVPERINWPVYAGPEARYCPAGVYEYTGVEEGAPRLVINAQNCVHCKSCDIKDPPQNIDWVTPEGGGGPNYPNM, encoded by the coding sequence GTGAGCGAACGCGAATCCATGCCGGTCGATGTGGTGATTGTCGGCGCGGGCCCCGCCGGGCTGGCCGCCGCGATCCGCCTGAAGCAGATCGACGAAGCGCTCGAAGTGGTGGTGCTGGAAAAGGGCTCCGAAGTCGGGGCGCATATCCTTTCCGGCGCGGTTGTCGATCCGCGTGCGCTGGACGAATTGCTGCCCGAGTGGCGCGAAACCTGCCCCCTTGCCGAAGTGCCCGTGACGGAAAATCACCATTGGGTGCTGAGCCGCAGCGGCAAATGGGCCATGCCGCATTTGCTGATGCCCCCGCTGATGTCCAATTCCGGCAATTACACCGGATCGCTGGGCAATCTGTGCCGCTGGCTGGCCGAGCGCGCAGAGGAACTGGGCGTGCAGGCGTTCCCCGGCTTTCCGGCGGCAGAGGTGCTGTTCGATGAAGCCGGCGCGGTGATGGGCGTTGCCACGCAGGACATGGGCGTGGCGGCCGACGGGTCGCACAAGGCGGATTACCAGCCGGGCATGGAGCTGCATGCCCGCTACACGCTGTTCGCGGAGGGCGCGCGGGGGCACCTCACCAAGCGGATGAAGGCGCATTTTGGGCTTGAACAGGATTGCCAGCCGCAGATTTATGGCCTTGGCATCAAGGAATTGTGGGACATTCCTGCCGAACGCCATCAGCCCGGAAGGGTGATCCACACGCAGGGCTGGCCGCTGTCGGAAACCGAGTGCTGGGGCGGCGGCTTCCTCTACCATCAGGCCAATGGCCAGGTGGCGCTGGGGTTCGTGACCGCGCTGGATTACGCGAATCCCTATGTCTCGCCCTATGAGGAATTCCAGCGCTGGAAGCACCATCCCGCTATCCGTGCGGTGATCGAGGGCGGCAAGCGCGTGGCCTATGGCGCGCGGGCGATCAACGAAGGCGGCTGGCAGAGCGTGCCGAAGCTCGCCTTCCCCGGCGGGGCGCTGATCGGCTGCTCGGCCGGCTTCGTGAACGTGCCGCGGATCAAGGGCACCCATACCGCGATGAAGAGCGGGATGCTGGCGGCGGAAGCTGCCGCGGCGGCTATCGCGGCGGGCCGCGAGAAGGACGAGCTGGCCGAGTACGAGCCATCTCTGCGCGCCAGCTGGATCGCTGCCGAACTGGAGACGGTGAAGAACGCACAGCCGCTGGTCGCGCGCTTCGGCGGCGCGCTGGGCACGCTGCTGGCCGGTGCGGATATGTGGCTGCGCACGCTGAAGATCCGCCTGCCGTTCACCCTCGGCCATCATACGGATGCCGGCGCCACGCAGCGCGCCGATCTCTATCGGCCGATCGCCTATCCCCGGCCGGACGGGCAGCTGAGCTTCGACCGACTCTCCTCCGTCTTCCTCTCGGGCACCAATCACGAGGAAGACCAGCCGTGCCATCTGCGGCTGAAGGATCCCACCGTGCCGGAGCGGATCAACTGGCCGGTCTATGCCGGGCCGGAGGCGCGCTATTGCCCCGCCGGCGTGTATGAATACACCGGCGTGGAAGAAGGCGCGCCGCGGCTGGTGATCAATGCGCAGAACTGCGTCCACTGCAAGAGCTGCGACATCAAGGATCCGCCGCAGAATATCGACTGGGTTACGCCCGAAGGCGGCGGCGGCCCCAATTATCCGAACATGTGA
- a CDS encoding 4-(cytidine 5'-diphospho)-2-C-methyl-D-erythritol kinase: MQLSETAYAKINLALHVRRRREDGYHELESLFAFVDGGDRLTARSAAQDELRVFGEFAPQLTDPFGNIILRALGVLPHADGLAIQLEKNLPVAAGLGGGSADAGAVFRMVREAYGLPDDWRERAARLGADVPACVDSVTCIGRGTGTELEVVESDLAGRSVLLVNPRLPLTTGPVFAAWDGTDRGGLPEGPCSRIAQEGRNDLEAAAIGLCPPIADVLAALRATEADLVRMSGSGATCFALYRSHDVMQAAAQRLAAEQPGWWRMEGRLR; the protein is encoded by the coding sequence GTGCAGCTGAGCGAAACCGCCTACGCCAAGATCAATCTCGCGCTGCATGTCCGGCGGCGGCGGGAGGACGGCTATCACGAGCTCGAAAGCCTGTTCGCCTTCGTCGATGGCGGTGACCGGCTGACGGCCCGTTCCGCCGCGCAGGATGAATTGCGCGTGTTTGGCGAATTCGCTCCGCAACTCACTGATCCTTTTGGGAATATCATCTTGCGCGCGCTCGGGGTATTGCCGCATGCGGACGGGCTGGCGATCCAGCTGGAAAAGAACCTCCCGGTGGCGGCGGGCCTCGGCGGGGGTTCGGCGGATGCAGGCGCCGTGTTCCGCATGGTGCGCGAGGCCTATGGCCTGCCGGACGACTGGCGCGAGCGAGCGGCCCGGCTGGGCGCCGACGTGCCCGCTTGCGTGGACAGCGTCACCTGCATCGGCCGGGGCACCGGCACGGAGCTGGAAGTGGTGGAGAGCGACCTCGCCGGGCGCTCCGTCCTGCTGGTCAATCCGCGCCTGCCGCTCACGACGGGGCCGGTCTTCGCTGCGTGGGACGGCACGGACCGCGGCGGACTCCCCGAGGGGCCCTGCTCGCGGATTGCCCAAGAGGGGCGTAACGATCTGGAAGCAGCCGCCATCGGCCTCTGCCCTCCGATAGCGGACGTGCTCGCCGCCCTGCGCGCGACGGAGGCCGATCTGGTGCGGATGAGCGGCTCGGGCGCCACCTGTTTCGCGCTCTATCGCAGCCATGACGTCATGCAGGCAGCCGCGCAGCGCCTGGCGGCGGAGCAGCCGGGTTGGTGGCGGATGGAAGGGCGCCTGCGGTGA
- a CDS encoding N-formylglutamate amidohydrolase — translation MKEQVFRQIGTAKPGGIVAVCDHASNRVPEGVVLGIAPELLQKHIAWDIGAAGVTEELARAHGIPAHLAEVSRLVIDLHREEDSTGLIPEASDGHVIPGNLDADRGARIAQFHQPYHAALAEWLAAAKPALILSIHSFTPTLESAPHPRPWELGILYNQDDRAARLAIAGLAARGFTVGDNEPYSGRLLNATMNRHAEACGRPYLAIEIRNDLIGDATGQARWAAILAELAREATAELG, via the coding sequence GTGAAGGAACAGGTCTTTCGTCAGATCGGCACAGCCAAGCCCGGCGGCATCGTCGCAGTATGCGACCACGCTTCCAACCGCGTTCCGGAGGGGGTTGTGCTCGGCATCGCGCCGGAGCTGCTGCAGAAGCATATCGCCTGGGACATCGGCGCTGCGGGCGTGACCGAGGAACTGGCGCGTGCGCACGGCATCCCGGCCCATCTGGCCGAGGTCAGCCGGCTCGTGATCGATCTTCACCGCGAGGAGGATTCGACCGGGCTCATCCCCGAAGCCAGCGACGGGCATGTGATCCCCGGCAATCTGGACGCGGACCGGGGGGCGCGCATCGCGCAGTTTCACCAGCCCTATCACGCCGCCCTGGCGGAATGGCTGGCGGCGGCGAAGCCCGCGCTCATTCTCTCGATCCACAGCTTCACCCCCACGCTGGAGAGCGCGCCGCACCCCCGGCCGTGGGAACTCGGCATTCTCTACAATCAGGACGACCGCGCGGCGCGGCTCGCCATTGCGGGGCTTGCCGCGCGCGGCTTCACCGTGGGGGACAACGAGCCCTATTCGGGGCGCCTGCTCAACGCGACCATGAACCGCCATGCGGAAGCCTGCGGCCGGCCCTATCTGGCGATCGAGATCCGCAACGATCTGATTGGCGATGCGACGGGGCAGGCACGCTGGGCGGCGATCCTGGCGGAACTCGCCAGGGAGGCGACGGCCGAACTGGGCTGA
- a CDS encoding acyl carrier protein: MTTGTSAPSETDATLRAVLGEVLGLAPQRVAAFDQDTGLFGHLPELDSMAVAGLLTEIEDRIGITIEDDEVDGDMLESYGALLTFVEAKRAAG; the protein is encoded by the coding sequence ATGACCACCGGCACTTCCGCGCCTTCCGAAACTGACGCCACGCTGCGGGCCGTGCTGGGCGAAGTGCTCGGCCTCGCGCCCCAACGGGTGGCTGCGTTCGATCAGGATACCGGCCTCTTCGGCCATTTGCCGGAACTCGATTCCATGGCCGTGGCCGGGCTGCTGACCGAGATCGAGGACCGCATCGGCATCACCATCGAGGATGACGAGGTGGATGGCGACATGCTGGAAAGCTACGGCGCCCTGCTCACCTTCGTCGAAGCCAAGCGCGCCGCGGGCTGA
- the ilvD gene encoding dihydroxy-acid dehydratase, protein MPAYRSRTTTHGRNMAGARGLWRATGMKDSDFGKPIIAVVNSFTQFVPGHVHLKDLGQLVAREIEAAGGVAKEFNTIAVDDGIAMGHDGMLYSLPSRDLIADSVEYMVNAHCADAMVCISNCDKITPGMLMAALRINIPVVFVSGGPMEAGKVVLRGKEVALDLVDAMVAAADERMTDEEVETIERSACPTCGSCSGMFTANSMNCLTEALGLSLPGNGSQLATHSDRQQLFERAGRLVVTLARRYYEEDDESVLPRTIAGFHAFENAMSLDIAMGGSTNTVLHLLAAAEEAGVDFTMKDIDRLSRQVPVLCKVAPAKADVHMEDVHRAGGIMAILGQLDRAGLLNTALPTVHSPTLADALDDWDVSRTKNNKVHEFFAAAPGGVPTQTAFSQSRRWEALDLDREAGVIRSAEHAFSQDGGLAVLSGNIALDGCIVKTAGVDDSILSFAGPAKVYESQDAAVTAILTGQVVAGDVVVIRYEGPRGGPGMQEMLYPTSYLKSKGLGAACALITDGRFSGGTSGLSIGHVSPEAAEGGAIGLIEDGDRIEIDIPGRTIHVVISEEEMARRRALMEAKGVDAWKPASERPRRVSAALQAYAAMTTSAARGAVRDVSQLQARR, encoded by the coding sequence ATGCCCGCTTATCGCTCCCGCACAACCACCCACGGCCGCAACATGGCCGGCGCGCGCGGCCTGTGGCGCGCGACGGGCATGAAGGACAGCGATTTCGGCAAGCCGATCATTGCCGTGGTGAACAGCTTCACCCAGTTCGTGCCGGGCCATGTGCATCTGAAGGATCTCGGCCAGCTCGTCGCGCGCGAGATCGAGGCCGCGGGCGGCGTGGCCAAGGAATTCAACACCATCGCCGTGGATGATGGCATTGCCATGGGGCATGACGGCATGCTCTACAGCCTGCCCAGCCGCGACCTGATCGCCGACAGCGTGGAATATATGGTCAACGCCCATTGCGCCGACGCGATGGTGTGCATTTCCAATTGCGACAAGATCACCCCCGGCATGCTGATGGCCGCGTTGCGGATCAACATCCCGGTGGTATTCGTGTCCGGCGGGCCGATGGAAGCGGGCAAGGTCGTGCTGCGCGGCAAGGAAGTGGCGCTCGATCTGGTCGATGCCATGGTCGCCGCCGCGGACGAGCGGATGACCGATGAAGAGGTGGAGACGATCGAGCGGTCCGCTTGCCCCACCTGCGGTTCCTGCTCGGGCATGTTCACTGCCAATTCGATGAATTGCCTCACCGAAGCGCTGGGCCTGTCGCTGCCCGGTAACGGGTCGCAACTCGCCACCCATTCGGACCGGCAGCAATTGTTCGAACGCGCGGGCCGGCTGGTGGTGACGCTCGCCCGCCGCTATTACGAGGAAGATGACGAAAGCGTGCTGCCGCGCACCATCGCCGGCTTCCACGCCTTCGAAAACGCCATGTCGCTGGACATCGCCATGGGCGGATCGACCAACACCGTGCTCCACCTCCTCGCGGCTGCGGAGGAAGCGGGGGTGGACTTCACCATGAAGGATATCGACCGGCTCTCTCGCCAGGTGCCGGTGCTGTGCAAGGTCGCGCCGGCCAAGGCCGATGTGCATATGGAGGATGTCCACCGCGCGGGCGGCATCATGGCGATTCTCGGCCAGCTGGACCGGGCGGGGCTGCTGAACACGGCGCTGCCCACGGTCCACAGCCCCACGCTGGCCGATGCGCTGGACGATTGGGATGTCAGCCGCACCAAGAACAACAAGGTGCATGAATTCTTCGCCGCCGCGCCGGGCGGCGTGCCGACGCAGACGGCCTTCAGCCAGTCTCGCCGGTGGGAAGCGCTTGATCTCGACCGGGAGGCGGGCGTGATCCGCTCGGCCGAGCATGCCTTCAGCCAGGATGGCGGGCTGGCCGTGCTGTCGGGCAATATCGCGCTGGATGGCTGCATCGTGAAGACGGCGGGGGTGGACGATTCCATCCTCAGCTTCGCCGGACCGGCCAAGGTCTATGAAAGCCAGGATGCGGCGGTGACGGCGATCCTCACCGGGCAGGTGGTAGCGGGCGATGTGGTGGTGATCCGCTATGAAGGGCCGCGCGGCGGGCCGGGGATGCAGGAAATGCTCTACCCCACCAGCTATCTGAAATCGAAGGGGCTGGGCGCCGCTTGCGCGCTGATCACCGACGGGCGCTTCTCCGGCGGCACCTCGGGCCTGTCGATCGGCCATGTCTCCCCCGAAGCTGCCGAGGGCGGAGCAATCGGGCTGATCGAGGATGGCGATCGGATCGAGATCGACATTCCCGGCCGCACCATCCACGTGGTCATTTCCGAAGAGGAGATGGCCCGCCGCCGCGCCTTGATGGAAGCGAAGGGGGTGGATGCCTGGAAGCCCGCGAGCGAGCGCCCCCGGCGCGTCTCCGCTGCACTGCAGGCCTATGCCGCGATGACCACCAGCGCGGCACGCGGTGCGGTGCGCGACGTGAGCCAGTTGCAGGCCCGCCGTTGA
- a CDS encoding class I SAM-dependent RNA methyltransferase: MSEVEEIVRVAAKGDGITASGRHVPLAAPGDLLLPDGTLEPGPHRAAPPCRHFGTCGGCELQHCDEAALADFVRDRVLHAAAGQGLEPEVVAPAHLSPPRSRRRATLHAVNGGGRPLIGFHQAGSHRVVDMRECHVLAPELFALVEPLRRMLSTRRGRYALQIELTLVDQGVDCAIKGLVLDGLEATESLLDFCREHGLARLVLDQGYGPEAFWEPALATVTLSGTPVDFPSGAFLQATADGEAALVGAAQEWLEGGSRVADMFSGLGTFAFALAGPARVLAAEAARDAALACRTAAGRSRLPVEALHRDLFRNPIRAEELRGFDGVVIDPPRAGARSQVEQLAASGVGRIVYISCNPSSWSRDGRLLADAGYRLAALRPVGQFRWSTHVELASLFVL; encoded by the coding sequence GTGAGCGAAGTTGAAGAGATTGTCCGCGTCGCCGCCAAGGGCGATGGCATCACCGCATCCGGCCGGCATGTGCCGCTGGCGGCGCCCGGAGACCTGCTGTTGCCCGATGGCACGCTGGAGCCGGGGCCGCATCGGGCTGCGCCACCCTGCCGCCATTTCGGCACTTGCGGCGGCTGCGAGCTGCAGCATTGCGACGAAGCGGCACTGGCGGATTTCGTGCGCGACCGGGTGCTGCATGCCGCCGCCGGGCAGGGGTTGGAGCCGGAGGTGGTGGCCCCCGCGCATCTCTCCCCCCCACGCAGCCGCCGCCGCGCCACGCTGCATGCGGTGAATGGCGGCGGCCGGCCGCTGATCGGCTTTCACCAGGCCGGGTCGCATCGCGTGGTGGATATGCGCGAATGCCATGTGCTGGCGCCGGAACTGTTTGCGCTGGTGGAGCCGCTGCGCCGGATGCTCTCCACGCGGCGCGGGCGCTATGCTTTGCAGATCGAGCTGACGCTGGTGGATCAGGGCGTGGATTGCGCGATCAAGGGGCTGGTGCTGGACGGGCTGGAAGCGACCGAAAGCCTCCTCGACTTCTGCCGCGAACACGGGCTCGCCCGGCTGGTGCTCGATCAGGGCTACGGCCCGGAAGCCTTCTGGGAGCCTGCGCTGGCCACGGTGACGCTGTCCGGCACGCCGGTGGACTTCCCCTCCGGCGCCTTCCTGCAGGCCACAGCGGACGGGGAGGCGGCGCTGGTTGGCGCCGCGCAGGAATGGCTCGAGGGGGGCAGCCGCGTGGCGGATATGTTCTCCGGCCTCGGCACCTTCGCCTTCGCGCTGGCGGGCCCCGCGCGCGTGCTGGCGGCGGAGGCGGCGCGCGATGCGGCGCTGGCCTGTCGCACCGCCGCGGGGCGATCACGCTTGCCGGTTGAGGCGCTGCATCGCGACCTGTTCCGCAATCCCATCCGAGCCGAGGAATTGCGCGGCTTTGACGGGGTGGTGATCGATCCGCCGCGCGCCGGTGCCCGGTCGCAGGTGGAACAGCTCGCCGCCAGCGGGGTGGGGCGGATCGTCTATATCAGCTGCAATCCTTCCAGCTGGTCGCGCGATGGGCGGCTGCTTGCGGATGCCGGCTATAGGCTGGCGGCGCTGCGCCCGGTGGGGCAGTTCCGCTGGTCAACCCATGTGGAGCTTGCCAGCCTCTTCGTCCTGTAG
- a CDS encoding hydrolase 1, exosortase A system-associated, giving the protein MSRRHLTFPCGGETLVGTLDEAPGAHAAGLLLVTGGNETRAGAFAGQAHIAAEIAAAGFPVFRFDRRGTGDSTGENTGFLHSGPDIAAALVAFRAECPGLTRMVALGNCDAASALMLNAGAGCDALVLANPWTIEDGHDAPPPAAIRARYAEKLKNPRELARLLSGKVSLAKLARGLTYALRKPAPSGLAQRMQAGLGGFSGEVRILLAGRDRTAQAFEAAWDAEDQRIMRCPGADHAFSGEEARQFLLAQLLAALQDEEAGKLHMG; this is encoded by the coding sequence GTGAGCCGCCGGCACCTCACCTTCCCCTGCGGCGGGGAAACGCTGGTCGGCACGCTTGACGAGGCACCCGGCGCACACGCCGCCGGCCTCCTGCTGGTGACGGGCGGCAACGAAACGCGCGCCGGGGCCTTCGCCGGGCAGGCGCACATTGCCGCGGAGATCGCCGCCGCGGGCTTCCCCGTGTTCCGCTTCGACCGGCGCGGCACCGGCGACAGCACGGGCGAGAACACCGGTTTCCTCCACAGCGGGCCGGACATTGCCGCCGCCCTCGTCGCCTTCCGCGCAGAGTGCCCCGGCCTCACCCGCATGGTCGCATTAGGCAATTGCGACGCCGCCAGCGCGCTGATGCTGAACGCCGGCGCCGGCTGTGACGCGCTGGTGCTGGCCAATCCCTGGACCATCGAAGACGGGCACGACGCCCCGCCCCCCGCCGCGATCCGCGCCCGCTACGCGGAAAAGCTCAAGAACCCGCGCGAGCTGGCGCGGCTGCTCTCCGGCAAGGTTTCGCTCGCCAAGCTCGCACGCGGCCTCACATACGCGCTGCGCAAGCCTGCGCCCTCCGGCCTTGCACAGCGGATGCAGGCCGGTCTCGGGGGCTTTTCCGGCGAAGTGCGCATTCTCCTCGCCGGGCGCGACCGCACGGCGCAGGCCTTCGAAGCCGCGTGGGACGCCGAGGATCAGCGAATCATGCGCTGCCCGGGCGCCGATCACGCCTTCTCGGGCGAAGAGGCTCGCCAGTTCCTGCTGGCACAGCTGCTGGCGGCGCTACAGGACGAAGAGGCTGGCAAGCTCCACATGGGTTGA